A genome region from Vibrio tapetis subsp. tapetis includes the following:
- the topA gene encoding type I DNA topoisomerase has product MGKSLVIVESPAKAKTINKYLGKDYIVKSSVGHVRDLPTAGQSSGAKAAAISTKGMSPEEKARIKKEKDRKSLIKKMGINPYNDWEANYQILPGKEKVVAELQKLAKDADHVYLATDLDREGEAIAWHLREIIGGDEQRYKRVVFNEITKNAIQQAFETPGELNIDGVNAQQARRFMDRVVGFMVSPLLWKKVARGLSAGRVQSVAVKLLVEREREINAFIPEEFWDVHADTKTADQTDFRLQVAQKDGVAFKPVNEAQASSAVTTLEKASYEVCKREDRPTSSKPSAPYITSTLQQAASTRLGYGVKKTMMLAQRLYEGGYITYMRTDSTNLSSEAVETLREYIASEYGNQYLPEKAKVYGSKEGAQEAHEAIRPSSVDVKTEDLKGMEADAHKLYQLIWNQFVACQMTPAKYDSTTLSVRAAEFTLKAKGRILKFDGWTRVQRPMGKNEDQILPAVQIGDKLDLVALDPKQHFTKPPARFTEAALVKELEKRGIGRPSTYASIISTIQDRGYVKVEQRRFYAEKMGEIVSDRLDDSFNDLMNYDFTARMEAKLDQIAEGETSWTGVLDQFFVDFTGDLEKAELDEDVGGMKPNNIVETDIACPTCSRPMGIRTASTGVFLGCSGYALPPKERCKTTINLGDEEGIINVLEEDVETAALRAKKRCPICETAMDAYLIDETRKMHVCGNNPNCEGYVVEFGEFKVKGYDGPLVECDKCGSDMVLKNGRFGKYMDCTSEDCKNTRKILRNGDVAPPKEDPVHFPELPCENSDAYFVLRDGASGLFMAASNFPKSRETRAPLVKELVEYKERITDKFKYLTTAPVADPDGRPTVVRFSRKSKENYVRSEIDGKPSGWTGLYIDGKWEITDKRKKPKAKADEK; this is encoded by the coding sequence ATGGGTAAATCTCTCGTAATAGTGGAGTCACCAGCCAAGGCAAAAACGATTAACAAGTATCTTGGTAAAGATTACATTGTTAAGTCGAGTGTAGGTCACGTACGTGATTTACCAACCGCCGGACAGAGCAGTGGCGCGAAAGCTGCGGCTATCTCTACCAAAGGTATGAGCCCTGAAGAGAAAGCTCGTATCAAGAAAGAAAAAGATCGTAAATCGCTGATTAAGAAAATGGGTATCAATCCATACAATGATTGGGAAGCGAATTATCAGATTTTACCGGGCAAAGAAAAAGTTGTCGCGGAATTACAGAAATTAGCAAAAGACGCTGACCATGTATATCTCGCAACCGATTTGGACCGCGAAGGAGAAGCTATTGCGTGGCACCTTCGTGAGATCATCGGTGGCGATGAACAACGTTACAAGCGTGTGGTTTTTAATGAGATCACTAAAAACGCAATTCAACAAGCGTTTGAAACTCCGGGTGAGTTAAACATTGATGGCGTAAACGCCCAGCAAGCACGTCGCTTTATGGACCGTGTTGTTGGCTTTATGGTCTCCCCACTGCTTTGGAAAAAAGTGGCGCGTGGTTTATCTGCCGGTCGTGTTCAATCGGTTGCTGTTAAGCTGTTGGTTGAGCGTGAGCGTGAAATCAATGCGTTCATTCCAGAAGAGTTCTGGGATGTTCACGCTGACACAAAAACGGCCGATCAAACCGATTTCCGTTTGCAAGTGGCTCAAAAAGACGGCGTCGCATTTAAGCCAGTCAATGAAGCACAAGCAAGCTCAGCGGTGACTACGTTAGAAAAAGCAAGCTACGAAGTTTGCAAACGAGAAGATCGCCCAACGAGCAGCAAGCCATCAGCGCCTTACATCACTTCAACGTTGCAACAGGCGGCGAGTACGCGTCTTGGTTACGGCGTAAAGAAAACAATGATGCTTGCGCAGCGTTTGTATGAAGGTGGTTACATCACTTACATGCGTACAGATTCAACCAACTTGAGCTCTGAAGCAGTAGAAACACTGCGTGAATACATTGCGAGCGAGTATGGCAATCAATACCTGCCTGAAAAAGCAAAAGTTTACGGCAGCAAAGAAGGTGCTCAAGAGGCGCACGAAGCGATTCGTCCTTCAAGTGTTGATGTAAAAACTGAAGATTTGAAAGGTATGGAAGCCGATGCACATAAACTGTATCAGTTAATCTGGAACCAGTTTGTCGCGTGTCAGATGACGCCAGCAAAATACGACTCAACAACATTGAGTGTTCGTGCTGCGGAATTCACACTGAAAGCGAAAGGCCGTATTCTTAAATTTGATGGTTGGACTCGTGTTCAACGTCCTATGGGCAAAAATGAAGATCAAATCCTTCCTGCAGTCCAAATTGGCGATAAATTAGATTTAGTGGCACTCGACCCTAAACAACACTTTACTAAGCCACCAGCGCGCTTTACAGAAGCCGCATTGGTTAAAGAATTAGAGAAGCGTGGTATTGGTCGCCCTTCAACTTACGCTTCAATCATTTCTACGATCCAAGATCGTGGTTATGTGAAGGTAGAGCAGCGTCGATTCTATGCTGAGAAAATGGGCGAAATTGTAAGCGATCGATTAGACGATAGCTTCAATGACCTGATGAACTACGATTTTACCGCTCGTATGGAAGCAAAACTTGATCAGATAGCCGAAGGCGAAACAAGCTGGACTGGCGTATTAGATCAGTTCTTTGTTGACTTTACGGGTGATTTGGAAAAAGCGGAACTTGACGAAGATGTGGGCGGAATGAAGCCTAATAACATCGTCGAGACTGATATCGCATGTCCTACCTGTTCTCGACCTATGGGGATTCGTACTGCTTCAACCGGTGTTTTCCTGGGTTGTTCAGGGTACGCTTTACCACCAAAAGAGCGTTGTAAGACGACGATTAACTTAGGCGACGAAGAAGGCATCATCAACGTACTTGAAGAAGACGTTGAAACCGCCGCACTTCGTGCTAAGAAACGTTGCCCTATATGCGAAACGGCAATGGACGCATACCTAATCGACGAAACGCGTAAAATGCACGTTTGTGGTAATAACCCGAACTGTGAAGGTTACGTGGTTGAATTTGGCGAGTTTAAAGTCAAAGGCTATGACGGTCCTTTAGTTGAATGTGATAAATGTGGTAGCGACATGGTGCTGAAAAACGGCCGTTTCGGTAAGTACATGGATTGCACCAGCGAAGACTGTAAAAACACACGTAAGATTCTAAGAAATGGCGATGTCGCGCCACCAAAAGAAGACCCAGTGCATTTCCCAGAATTGCCGTGTGAAAACTCAGATGCTTATTTTGTTTTACGTGATGGTGCTTCTGGCTTGTTCATGGCCGCAAGTAACTTTCCTAAGTCTCGTGAAACGCGTGCGCCGTTGGTTAAAGAATTGGTGGAATACAAAGAACGTATTACCGATAAATTTAAATACCTAACGACCGCACCGGTTGCCGATCCAGATGGCCGTCCTACGGTGGTTCGTTTTAGTCGTAAATCGAAAGAGAATTACGTTCGTTCGGAGATTGATGGTAAGCCATCAGGCTGGACTGGCCTTTACATTGACGGTAAGTGGGAAATTACCGACAAGCGTAAAAAGCCAAAAGCAAAAGCGGATGAAAAGTAA
- a CDS encoding YciN family protein, which translates to MSKKKISEFDLLLIANQMIQEHADYLEGMRATSVEEKEDVLVFKGEYFLTEQGLPTEKTTSVFNMFKYLAHQLSKEFSVDK; encoded by the coding sequence ATGAGCAAGAAAAAAATTAGTGAATTCGATTTACTTTTAATCGCCAATCAAATGATTCAAGAACATGCTGATTACCTCGAAGGCATGCGCGCAACGTCAGTAGAAGAAAAAGAAGACGTTTTGGTCTTTAAGGGTGAGTACTTTTTAACCGAGCAAGGCCTGCCAACAGAAAAAACCACCTCTGTATTCAACATGTTTAAATATCTAGCGCATCAATTATCTAAAGAGTTCAGCGTTGACAAATAG
- the aroA gene encoding 3-phosphoshikimate 1-carboxyvinyltransferase — protein sequence MESFTLQPIEVVSGEVNLPGSKSVSNRALLLAALAKGKTRLTNLLDSDDIRHMLNALTKLGVTYQLSEDKTVCEVEGLGRAFNTAEATELFLGNAGTAMRPLAAALCLGEGEYVLTGEPRMKERPIGHLVDALKTAGADVEYLETENYPPLKIKSTGLKAGTVSIDGSISSQFLTAFLMSAPLADGEVTINIEGDLVSKPYIDITLHIMKQFGVEVINNNYQSFVIPTGQSYIAPGDFLVEGDASSASYFLAAAAIKGGEIKVTGIGKNSIQGDIQFAYALEKMGAEIEWGDDYVTARKGDLKAVDLDFNHIPDAAMTIATAALFAEGTTAIRNVYNWRVKETDRLFAMATELRKVGAEVEEGEDYITITPPQSLTHAAIDTYDDHRIAMCFSLVALSDTPVTINDPKCTSKTFPDYFEKLAGLSK from the coding sequence ATGGAAAGCTTTACTTTACAACCTATTGAAGTTGTATCGGGTGAAGTCAATCTACCCGGTTCAAAAAGCGTATCGAATAGAGCCCTTTTGTTGGCGGCTCTGGCTAAGGGTAAAACTCGCCTTACTAACTTACTAGACAGTGATGATATTCGTCATATGCTCAATGCTCTCACCAAACTTGGTGTTACTTATCAACTCTCTGAAGACAAAACCGTCTGTGAAGTTGAAGGGTTAGGGCGTGCTTTCAACACCGCAGAAGCGACGGAGTTGTTTTTAGGTAATGCGGGTACCGCGATGAGGCCTTTAGCGGCGGCATTGTGCCTTGGAGAGGGTGAATACGTTCTTACTGGTGAGCCTAGAATGAAGGAGCGCCCGATCGGCCACCTCGTTGATGCCCTGAAAACGGCCGGCGCCGATGTGGAATATCTTGAAACTGAAAATTACCCGCCACTAAAAATTAAGTCTACTGGCTTAAAGGCTGGCACAGTGTCAATTGATGGTTCGATTTCTAGCCAGTTCTTAACGGCATTTTTAATGTCAGCGCCACTTGCCGATGGCGAAGTAACGATCAACATCGAAGGCGATTTAGTATCCAAACCATATATTGATATTACTTTACACATCATGAAGCAATTTGGTGTCGAGGTGATCAATAACAATTACCAGTCGTTCGTTATTCCGACAGGGCAAAGTTATATAGCCCCAGGTGATTTTTTAGTCGAAGGTGATGCGTCTTCTGCCTCTTATTTCTTGGCTGCTGCTGCGATTAAAGGCGGAGAAATTAAAGTCACTGGCATTGGTAAAAACAGCATTCAAGGTGATATTCAGTTTGCTTACGCCCTGGAAAAAATGGGTGCAGAAATTGAGTGGGGCGACGATTACGTTACCGCCAGAAAAGGCGACTTAAAAGCGGTTGATTTGGACTTTAACCACATTCCAGATGCCGCGATGACGATTGCTACGGCGGCACTATTTGCTGAAGGTACAACGGCAATTCGAAACGTTTACAATTGGCGAGTCAAAGAAACAGATCGTTTATTTGCTATGGCTACAGAGCTTCGTAAGGTGGGCGCTGAGGTTGAGGAAGGTGAAGACTACATCACGATTACGCCACCTCAATCGTTAACACATGCAGCGATTGACACTTATGATGATCATCGAATTGCTATGTGTTTCTCGTTAGTGGCCTTAAGCGATACACCAGTAACCATTAACGACCCGAAATGTACGTCGAAAACGTTCCCAGACTACTTCGAAAAATTGGCCGGATTGAGCAAATAA
- a CDS encoding glycine zipper 2TM domain-containing protein, with protein MRNWVLLMLLVPFFAQATYSRNQARQVNEVVYGKVESVRYISKTEIIESKSSGWDTLLGATIGGLVGNQFGDGRGKEVATVVGAVAGAGIAHNRAEQQYSIEYKLVEVLIKTNKGDLVDVIQDVDSNMLFVKGDSVRILYFADGVRVDIAY; from the coding sequence ATGAGAAATTGGGTTTTATTGATGTTACTCGTGCCTTTTTTTGCACAAGCGACATATAGCAGGAATCAGGCGAGACAGGTCAACGAGGTTGTGTACGGTAAAGTAGAATCCGTAAGGTATATTTCTAAAACTGAAATTATCGAATCAAAATCCTCTGGTTGGGACACGTTATTGGGCGCAACGATTGGCGGCTTAGTAGGGAATCAATTTGGTGACGGGCGAGGAAAGGAAGTTGCAACGGTTGTTGGCGCGGTAGCCGGAGCGGGTATCGCTCACAATCGAGCCGAACAACAGTATAGTATTGAATACAAATTGGTCGAAGTGCTGATTAAAACGAATAAGGGAGATTTGGTCGACGTTATTCAAGATGTTGATAGCAACATGTTATTCGTGAAAGGGGATTCGGTACGGATTTTATACTTTGCCGATGGGGTGAGAGTCGATATCGCTTACTGA
- the aat gene encoding leucyl/phenylalanyl-tRNA--protein transferase → MTIYLPELSVNTEDFPPCHEALNEPDGLLAMGGDLHPNRILAAYNQGIFPWFSEGDPILWWSPQIRALFDPKTFKPSKSLKKFFRKSNYRVSINLVTHQIIGLCASTRPAEETWILPEMQQAYQALADLGHCHSIEVWQDDEIIGGLYGLQIGQVFCGESMFSLKSNASKIALWHLCEHLNRNAGMLIDCQMMNEHLESLGAIESMRSDFLQELSVLRSKNVFEECYQPQWLPSPLSEELT, encoded by the coding sequence ATGACTATATATCTACCAGAACTCAGCGTGAACACTGAGGACTTCCCTCCTTGCCACGAAGCATTAAACGAGCCAGATGGTTTACTGGCTATGGGTGGAGATCTTCATCCTAATCGAATACTGGCGGCCTATAATCAAGGTATATTTCCATGGTTTAGCGAAGGCGATCCTATTTTATGGTGGAGCCCACAGATACGCGCACTATTTGATCCTAAGACATTCAAACCGTCTAAAAGTCTCAAAAAGTTTTTCCGTAAATCCAATTATCGGGTCAGCATTAATCTTGTTACACACCAAATAATCGGTTTATGCGCCAGTACGAGACCAGCAGAAGAGACGTGGATCCTTCCGGAAATGCAGCAAGCTTACCAAGCACTTGCCGATTTGGGTCACTGCCATTCCATCGAGGTATGGCAAGACGATGAGATCATTGGCGGGCTATATGGCCTTCAAATTGGTCAAGTTTTCTGTGGCGAGTCAATGTTTAGCCTAAAGTCCAATGCCTCCAAAATTGCGCTTTGGCACCTATGTGAGCATTTGAATCGCAACGCCGGAATGTTGATCGACTGCCAAATGATGAACGAACACCTAGAATCGCTTGGCGCAATAGAGTCTATGAGAAGCGATTTCTTACAAGAACTTAGTGTCCTTCGCAGTAAAAATGTATTTGAGGAATGTTATCAGCCTCAATGGCTACCTAGCCCACTGTCAGAGGAGTTGACGTGA
- a CDS encoding arginyltransferase, whose product MNEKDKTLIRIGLTENHPCSYLKDQQERVAVIMDEKLHTNAGYELLMANGFRRSGATIYKPQCDECQACQSLRVNIAGYSPSKSHKRLISKAGDIEWEMKDEMDENWFELYERYINQRHSSGSMFPAKRKEFSEFSKNQWLNTKYLHVYQDQKLLAIAVTDVMSDCSSAFYTFFDPDSEISLGTLCVLLQIAHCKQSGKQWLYLGYQIDDCAAMNYKVRFQPHQKLVNKQWRG is encoded by the coding sequence GTGAACGAGAAAGACAAAACGCTAATTCGAATAGGGTTAACTGAAAATCATCCGTGCAGCTACTTAAAGGATCAACAAGAGCGCGTGGCTGTCATTATGGATGAAAAGCTGCATACTAACGCAGGCTATGAACTGTTAATGGCGAATGGGTTTCGCCGCAGTGGTGCCACGATCTACAAACCGCAATGCGATGAATGCCAAGCCTGCCAATCTCTCCGTGTCAATATTGCTGGCTATAGTCCCTCTAAAAGTCACAAACGCTTGATCTCCAAAGCAGGAGATATTGAGTGGGAAATGAAAGATGAGATGGATGAAAATTGGTTTGAGCTGTATGAACGTTATATCAACCAGCGTCATAGTTCGGGATCTATGTTCCCTGCAAAACGAAAAGAGTTCTCTGAGTTTTCAAAAAACCAGTGGCTAAACACAAAATATCTACACGTTTACCAAGACCAAAAGTTGCTCGCTATTGCCGTCACAGACGTCATGTCAGACTGTTCCTCCGCTTTTTACACCTTTTTTGACCCTGATAGCGAGATTTCTTTAGGCACGCTATGTGTACTGCTGCAAATCGCACATTGTAAGCAGAGCGGGAAGCAATGGCTGTATTTAGGCTATCAAATCGACGATTGCGCGGCTATGAATTACAAAGTCCGCTTCCAACCTCATCAAAAGCTAGTAAATAAGCAGTGGCGGGGGTAG
- the infA gene encoding translation initiation factor IF-1, with the protein MAKEDVIEMQGTVLDTLPNTMFRVELENGHVVTAHISGKMRKNYIRILTGDKVTVEMTPYDLSKGRIVFRAR; encoded by the coding sequence ATGGCTAAAGAAGACGTAATCGAGATGCAAGGCACTGTCCTTGACACTCTACCGAACACTATGTTCCGTGTTGAGCTTGAAAATGGTCACGTAGTGACAGCTCACATTTCTGGAAAAATGCGTAAGAACTACATCCGAATTCTTACTGGTGACAAAGTTACTGTAGAGATGACTCCCTACGACCTGTCGAAAGGCCGTATCGTCTTCCGTGCTCGTTAA
- the clpA gene encoding ATP-dependent Clp protease ATP-binding subunit ClpA, giving the protein MLNKELESSLNSAFARARDKRHEFMTVEHLLLALLDNEAAQEALKACQADLDVLRQELDAFIDQTTPLIPENDETRETQPTLSFQRVLQRAVFHVQSSGRSEVTGANVLVAIFSEQESHAAYLLKKNDISRLDIVNFISHGITKSPQGGEDASSSSNMFGEESPAEEANSEDRLENFAVNLNNLARQGNIDPLIGRDKELERTVQVLCRRRKNNPLLVGEAGVGKTAIAEGLAWRIVEGLVPDVIKDSVIYSLDIGSLLAGTKYRGDFEKRFKAILKQLEKEDDAILFIDEIHTIIGAGAASGGQVDAANLIKPLLSSGKLRCIGSTPYQEYSNIFDKERALSRRFQKIDVVEPSLDDTTKILMGLKPKYEEHHDVRYTKQAVRAAVELSAKYINERHLPDKAIDVIDEAGARSRLTPASRRKKTVGVSDIENMVAKMARIPEKSVSSTDKDILQKLEGKMKMLVFGQDPAIEVLSEAIKLSRAGLGADNKPVGSFLFAGPTGVGKTEVTVQLSKLLGVELLRFDMSEYGERHSVSRLIGAPPGYVGYDQGGLLTDAVIKHPHAVVLLDEIEKAHPDIFNLLLQVMDNGTLTDNNGRKADFRNVILVMTTNAGVAETEKKSIGLIQQDHSFDAMGEIKKVFTPEFRNRLDNVIWFNSLDETVIHQVVDKFIVELQAQLDARGVSMEVSQDARHWLADRGYDKAMGARPMSRAIQESLKKPLANELLFGSLVKGGSVRVSLKDNELVFHYENEEEAIH; this is encoded by the coding sequence ATGCTAAATAAAGAACTAGAATCGAGCCTAAACAGTGCTTTTGCTCGTGCGAGAGACAAACGTCACGAATTCATGACGGTTGAACATCTTCTTCTCGCCTTACTCGATAACGAAGCAGCCCAGGAAGCACTAAAAGCCTGTCAGGCCGACCTTGATGTATTACGTCAAGAGCTCGACGCGTTCATCGATCAAACCACGCCTCTCATTCCCGAAAATGATGAGACCCGAGAAACTCAACCCACATTGAGCTTTCAACGAGTACTTCAACGCGCAGTTTTTCATGTCCAGTCTTCAGGGCGCAGTGAAGTTACCGGAGCCAATGTCCTTGTCGCAATTTTCAGTGAACAAGAATCTCACGCTGCATACCTTTTGAAAAAGAACGATATCAGTCGTTTAGATATTGTGAATTTTATTTCTCACGGTATTACTAAATCACCACAAGGTGGGGAAGACGCTTCTTCTTCATCGAATATGTTTGGTGAAGAAAGCCCGGCAGAAGAGGCAAACTCAGAAGATCGCTTAGAAAATTTTGCAGTGAACCTCAATAACCTAGCGCGTCAAGGTAACATTGATCCTCTGATCGGCCGCGATAAAGAATTAGAACGTACTGTTCAAGTCTTATGTCGTCGTCGAAAAAACAACCCATTGTTAGTCGGTGAGGCTGGCGTAGGTAAAACAGCCATTGCGGAAGGTCTGGCGTGGCGCATTGTTGAAGGGTTAGTACCGGACGTCATCAAAGACAGCGTTATCTATTCATTGGATATCGGTTCGTTGCTTGCCGGTACTAAGTACCGTGGTGACTTTGAAAAACGTTTTAAAGCGATTTTGAAGCAACTAGAAAAAGAAGATGATGCGATTCTGTTTATTGACGAAATCCACACCATCATCGGTGCAGGTGCAGCTTCTGGTGGGCAAGTCGATGCCGCAAACCTGATCAAGCCGCTACTCAGCAGTGGTAAATTACGTTGTATCGGTTCAACGCCGTATCAAGAATACAGCAACATTTTTGATAAAGAGCGCGCCCTGTCTCGTCGATTCCAAAAAATCGATGTGGTAGAGCCATCGTTAGACGACACAACTAAGATCCTGATGGGGCTGAAGCCTAAGTATGAAGAGCATCACGATGTTCGTTATACCAAGCAAGCAGTACGTGCTGCTGTTGAGCTTTCTGCTAAGTATATTAACGAGCGTCACCTTCCTGATAAGGCGATCGATGTTATTGATGAAGCGGGTGCTCGTAGCCGGTTAACACCAGCCAGTCGTCGAAAGAAAACCGTGGGTGTTTCAGACATCGAAAACATGGTTGCGAAAATGGCGCGTATTCCTGAGAAATCAGTTTCTTCTACCGACAAAGACATTTTGCAGAAACTAGAAGGCAAAATGAAAATGCTAGTATTCGGACAAGATCCAGCCATTGAAGTGCTATCTGAAGCGATCAAACTGAGCCGAGCAGGACTAGGCGCTGACAATAAACCGGTTGGTTCGTTTTTGTTTGCAGGCCCAACAGGGGTAGGTAAAACGGAAGTGACTGTCCAGCTTTCTAAGTTGTTAGGGGTTGAACTGCTACGTTTTGATATGTCTGAATATGGTGAAAGACATTCAGTGAGCCGTTTGATTGGTGCTCCCCCTGGTTATGTGGGATACGACCAAGGTGGTTTGCTGACAGATGCCGTAATCAAACATCCTCACGCGGTGGTGTTGCTTGATGAAATTGAAAAAGCACACCCAGACATCTTTAACCTGCTTCTTCAGGTTATGGATAACGGAACGCTAACGGATAACAATGGGCGTAAAGCGGATTTCCGCAATGTTATCTTGGTCATGACGACCAATGCTGGTGTTGCTGAAACAGAGAAAAAATCCATTGGTCTTATCCAGCAGGATCACAGCTTCGATGCGATGGGTGAAATTAAAAAAGTATTCACTCCAGAGTTCCGTAATCGCTTAGATAACGTGATTTGGTTTAATAGCCTAGATGAAACAGTCATTCATCAAGTTGTTGATAAATTCATTGTTGAGCTACAAGCGCAGCTGGATGCTCGTGGTGTGTCGATGGAAGTATCTCAAGATGCTCGCCATTGGTTGGCAGACAGAGGCTATGACAAGGCCATGGGAGCACGTCCAATGTCTCGTGCTATCCAAGAGAGCTTGAAGAAACCGCTAGCAAATGAACTTTTATTTGGTTCGTTAGTAAAAGGTGGCTCGGTTCGAGTGTCGTTGAAAGACAATGAGCTTGTTTTTCATTACGAAAACGAAGAAGAAGCCATCCATTAG
- the clpS gene encoding ATP-dependent Clp protease adapter ClpS, which produces MSKHYEWVTPDSDLLEKEKTEIRPPAMYNVILNNDDYTPMDFVIEILERFFSMDLEKATQVMLKVHYDGKAICGTFTAEVAETKVAQVTMYSNENEHPLLCTMEQA; this is translated from the coding sequence ATGAGCAAACATTATGAATGGGTCACTCCAGACTCAGATTTATTGGAGAAAGAAAAAACCGAAATCCGTCCGCCGGCAATGTATAACGTAATTTTGAATAACGATGACTACACACCGATGGATTTTGTAATCGAAATACTTGAACGTTTCTTTTCTATGGATTTGGAAAAAGCAACACAAGTGATGCTCAAAGTACATTACGATGGGAAAGCAATATGCGGCACATTTACCGCCGAAGTTGCTGAGACCAAAGTGGCGCAAGTCACTATGTATTCTAATGAAAACGAACATCCGCTGTTATGTACAATGGAGCAGGCATAG
- the cspD gene encoding cold shock domain-containing protein CspD has protein sequence MATGTVKWFNNAKGFGFICPEGEDGDIFAHYSTIKMDGYRTLKAGQPVAYEVEKGPKGSHASSVVPIEGEPAK, from the coding sequence ATGGCTACAGGTACAGTAAAATGGTTCAATAATGCCAAAGGATTTGGGTTTATTTGTCCAGAAGGAGAAGACGGCGACATTTTTGCTCACTACTCCACAATCAAGATGGATGGGTATCGCACGCTAAAAGCAGGCCAACCCGTCGCCTATGAAGTAGAAAAGGGGCCAAAAGGTTCTCATGCAAGTTCCGTCGTCCCAATCGAAGGCGAACCTGCAAAATAA